CAACCGTGGAATCATGAGAAAGCCTTTTGTCAGGCAGCATCTTCTCTATGATCTGTATATCGCTCCGGAGCAGCTCGAGAAGAGCGAGCCGGGGGAAACTTATGTTGTGGAGAAGGGTGAAACTGTCGAAGCAGGTGACTGGAAACTAACCTTCCAAAAATATGAAATGGGCTCACACGGTGAGCCTGGCTCGATGCAGGTCGGTGCAGTGGTCACCGGAGTTAACGGTCAGGATTCCGTGACGCTGATTCCAGTGCTCGCAATATCATCCGATGGTGCGCGATCCAGCGAGCCGCAGCCTATGGGCGAAACAGGTCTCGTCATGACGCTGGAGCAGGTCAATCCCGACCAGAAGACAGTGGGACTCAGGATAGCCGCTATCGGCGAGACCGGCAAAGACAGACTGGTTGTCGAAATCTCAAGGAAGCCTCTCGTACTTCTTGTCTGGCTTGGATCGGTAGTGATAGTGATCGGTACATTGATAGCAACCTACAACAGATATCGTCTATCAGTGCTTCGATAGACATCCGAATCTGTCTTTCCCATGAATCGGCTTGCAGTAATTGAGTAGCCTTGTGCGTCCATTATCCGCCATATTGCGTCATATTTTGAACTTGTACCATTCTAGTGTAAGTTTTCATTGCATTGAATTCAACTGAGCTTATATTCAACACTTGATCACTGTCTTCTGGAAAGGGATTTTCCGTGCAATATTTCCTCGGGCTCGACATCGGATCAGTTGCGCTCAAAGCAGTCGTAATCAATCGCTCTGGCAGCGTGCTTCATACATACTATAAGCGAGTCGCCGGCCAGCCTCTCGCGCTTCTTAGATCCGTACTCGATGAAATCCTCGGGATGTACGATGCGAGCGATTTCGCGGGCGTCTGTTCCACCGGTTCAGGTGGAAGACTCGCCCAGGACAGGATCGGTGGCGATTTCCTCAATGAGGTTCTTTCGAGTCTGGCAGCGAATCACCGCCTGTTGCCGAATATCTGTACAATCATCGAGATGGGTGGCGAGGACTCGAAACTAATCAGCGTGCAGCAGGACGAATCGTCTGGCAAGCTGCTGCTGGATGATCTTGCGATGAACTCTCTCTGCGCGGCAGGGACGGGATCATTCCTCGATCAGCAGGCTTCACGTCTCGGTCTTTCAATCGAAGGTGAGTTCGGCGAGCTGGCCGTCAAGTCTGAACATCCGCCCAGAATTGCCGGGCGATGCTCGGTTTTTGCGAAGTCGGACATGATCCACTTGCAGCAGACCGCCACGCCGGATTATGATATCGTGGCGGGACTCTGTTACGCTGTCGCGAGAAACTTCAAGTCTGCTATCGCGACCGGCAAGAAGTTTGTCAAGCCGATCAGTTTTCAGGGTGGAGTAGCGGCGAATGTCGGCATGATCAAGGCCTTTGAGGACATCCTCGACCTCAAGCCGGGTGAGTTGATCGTTCCTGAGATGCACAAGCACATGCCTGCGCTCGGCGCTGCATTGTATGCGGCGACAGTCGAAAATCCCGCTCTGTTTGATTTGCGCTCTGGTTTCTCGCTGATAACTGATATGGGAAAGACTGGCGGAGCCGAACCGCTAACTTACATATTTCCCGACAGCAAGTGTTACGATATCACATCATCCGCATCGGTGCTATCTGCTGATACAACCGAGGGATGTCTCGGAATAGATATTGGGTCACTGTCGACGAATGTCGTAGTGATCGACAAAGACAATAATGTCCTCGCGAGGCGCTATCTGATGACTGCGGGCAGGCCGCTGGAAGCCGTCAGGAAAGGTCTCAAAGAGGTCGGCGATGAACTGGCGGGACGAGTTAGAATTGCGGCGTGCGGCACGACCGGATCGGGGCGATACCTCGTCGGTGATTTTGTCGGCGCAGACATTGTCCGAAATGAGATCACTGCCCAGGCAACGGCTGCAATTGCGATCGACCCGAAAGTCGACACAATCTTCGAAATCGGCGGTCAGGACTCTAAGTTCGTCTCGATCGATAACGGTGTCGTAATAGATTTTGAAATGAACAAAGCCTGCGCCGCAGGTACGGGATCATTTCTGCAGGAGCAGGCTGAAAAGCTGGATATTCGAATAGAGACGGAATTTGGTGAAAGGGCACTTAATGCATCGTGCCCGGTCGGTTGTGGCGAGAGATGCACGGTCTTCATGGAATCCGACCTCGTTGCCCATCAGCAGTCGGGTGCGGATAAAGATGACCTGATTGCAGGGCTTGCGTACTCAATTGTGAACAACTACCTCACAAAGGTTGTGCAGGAGCGTCGCATAGGAAAACATATCTTCTTCCAGGGTGGAGTGGCGTGGAATAAAGCCGTTGTCGCCGCATTCGAGAATGTCACAGGCCAATCGGTCACTGTGCCGCCTCATCACGATGTCACCGGCGCAATCGGAGCGGCAATGCTTGCCCGAGAAGAAATCACGACTCCGGAGAGCAGGTTTAAAGGTTTCGACCTTACGAATAAAACCTACCGTCTGGAGAGTTTTGTCTGCGAAGACTGTTCGAATATGTGCGAAATCAGACGAGTGGTGATGGAGGGCGAAGAACCGCTTTACTATGGCTCACGCTGCGAGAAATATGATGTTGATCAGTCAAGTAGAGAGGCTGAAGGTCCTGATCTTTACAAGCTCCGCGAGAAATACTTGTATGCTGCATTCAAGCGGCCGGTAGTTGAGGGACGGCGGAGTGTCACAATAGGCCTGCCACGTGTACTAATATTTCATGAACTCTATCCGTTCTGGTCGGGGTTCTTCCGATCTTTGGGTTACAAGACGATCCTCTCTGCACCGACGAATCAGAGAATTCTGGACGATGGACTGCAGCATTTTTCGTCTGAGACGTGTTTCCCCATCAAGGTAACTTTCGGACACATCATGGACCTCGTGAAGAAGGAAGTCGACTATATCTTTCTGCCGAGTATAATCAGCGTCCATGACGAAGGCTCCCCGCACATACAGAGTTATCTTTGTCCATATATTCAGGCAATACCGTACAATGTAAGAGCGAATGTTGATCTGTCGCACACCAATGTCAAACTGGTCTCGTTCGCCGTCAGCTTGCGCATGGATATGAGTTATCTGCTGGAAAACCTGCGTGAACTGATGCAAATGTTTGGTCTGACTTACACGGAATATGAGGCTGCCGTTCAGGCGGCATTTAAATCGCAGACAGGATTTTACGGCAAGTGTCGGGATGCCGGAGACGAGTTCCTCGATTCGCTCGATCCGGATGAGAAGGCGGTTTGCGTAATCTCCCGCCCGTACAACGGATGCGATAACAAGCTCTCGCTCGAAATTCCGAAGAAGATCAGGGGGCTTGGCGTGAAGGTTGTCCCGATGGATTTCCTTCCGCTGGAGAAGTATCTGCCGAACATCAACAACAGCAATATGTACTGGCGCTTCGGTCAGAAAATTCTCGCAGCAGCCGATTTCATCAGGCAGCATCCGAATCTATATGCCGTCTACATCACGAATTTCGGTTGCGGTCCCGATTCGTTCATCACGCATTTCTTCGCCAAGCAGATGGAAGGAAAGCCGTTCCTGCAGGTCGAAATCGATGAACATTCCGCTGATGCGGGAATTATAACGCGGCTCGAAGCATTTCTCGATAGCCTGAAAGCTTATCGAGCCAAGCCCATTCGCGAGAAAGTGGTTCCGCCATCGAACGGCAACGGGTACGACAGGAAGGTCTACATTCCGTACATGTCCGATCATGCCGTTGCATTAGCCGCAGCGATGGAGGCGTGCGGAACGGAGGCTGAACCTCTGCCTCAGCCCACCAGCGAGAGTCTCAACTGGGGAAAGAAGTTCACAAGCGGCAAAGAGTGCTTCCCCTGCCAGGTCACGATGGGTGATATGATCCGGAAAATCAAGGAGCCGGGGTTCGATCAGGATCGGGCGGCATTCTTTATGCCATCCGCCGGTGGACCTTGCAGATTCGGACAATACCATTTGCTTCAGAGAAGTGTCCTCGACAAGCTCGGCTATAATGAAGTTCCGATATATTCTCCCGACTCGGAGAATTCATACAATGACTTCCCGTTTCTTGAGAAGAGGTTCAGGCGTGTGGCCTGGGCTGGTGTTGTCGCTACTGATCTGCTGTTCAAGCTGTACAGGAAGTACAGACCGTATGTCACGAATAATCCCGAGTGCGACAAACTGTACAAAGACTACCTGAATCGCCTCGCCGGGGCGATTCGGCGTGACGAAAACCTGCAACAAGTCCTTTTCTCGGCTCTATCAGATTTCAAGAGGCTCTCCCACAACGGTACTGAGCGGAAACCTGTTATTGCAGTTGTTGGTGAAATCTTCCTGCGCCTAAACAGCTTCTCCAACAACTCCCTGATAGAACGTCTGGAAGAACTCGGCGCTGAAGTCTGGCTGGCGCCCATGTCAGAGTGGATATTCTACACGAATTTCACGTACAAACTCCAGTCGAGAAAGGACAGGGATTTCAAGAGCTTTGTCGGCGGCTATCTGAAGGACAAGATCCAGAAGAATGATGAGAAACGGCTCGCTGATGTCTTGCTTCCGCATGTCCCGATCGCACACGAGGCTTCGGTCGAAGATGTAATAAAATTAGCCCAGCCGTTCATCGATGTCTCGCTTTCCGGAGAGGCAATCCTGTCCGTAGGGAAAGCGATAGATTACTTCAATCGTGGTGCCAGCGGAGTAATAAACACTCTGCCGTTCAACTGCATGCCCGGCACTATTGTAACATCGATTTCGAAGAAGGTGCAGTCACACTGTGGCGGGCTTCCGTGGCTCAACCTCGCATACGAAGGGCTGGAAGATAAGAATGAAGAAATCCGCCTCGAAGCTTTCCTGCTTCAGGTGCGTCAGTTCGATGAGAATCGACGCTCCGGAGTTTCTTCTCACCAATAAAATTGTTGATTTCTATCTCGGCCAGTCTATATTCAGTCTGACAATCTACTCACAGGTGGTCTTGATGAATTCCGATTTTCGCGCGATATCCGATCAAATTCTTGAAAACTGGTGGAAGACAAACCCGACTCAGGCAACCGGCAACGGGATGCATGAGTATGATAATGAATTAGAAACACTGGATCCCGACAGCAGGATCGAAGTTCTGGGAGGATACGAGCGTTTCAGATCGAAACTATCGGAATTCGATAATTTACAGGATCAACTCAGTAGCGGCGAATTGCTCGATCTGGCAATCCTCAAGAGCACTCTTGATTTCGAGATCGGAATGGAGAAGGAGTACCGCCGCGTGGAGCGCGACGCAACGGTCTATCCCGATATCTGCCTTTGGTCCACATTCTTGCTGCTGGCACGCGAATCCCTGCCGTGCGAACAGCGAATGGAGTCGCTTGCGGCGAGGCTTCGCCAAATACCGAGGCTGCTCAATGAGGGCAAGGCAAACCTGCTGGCCAGCTCGAACATTCCTGCTGCCTGGACGAGAATCGGCATGGAGGTGACACAGTCGGGGATGGGCTTCTTCTCAGCGGTGATGCCGCTGCATGCGAGTCGAGTCCCGGCTTTGACGAATGACATCACCGATGCAAGCCGAAATGCAGTTGCTGCTTTGGAGAGCTACAGTCGATTCCTTAGGGATGAGATTATGCCGGCGAGCGACGGCGAATACCGTCTCGGTGAAGAGATGTTCAACTTCCTCCTCAAACATGGTTATCTGTTGCCGTATGATTGCGATGAGCTGGTATCAATTGGAGAGGAGTGCATTGAGTCCACAAAGGCCGCTCTCCATGCGTCGGCCAACGAAATTGACCGAAACACAACCTGGGCCGACCTTGTTACCGAGATCAAGAGAGAGACTCCGACTGCTGAATGCCTTCTAGGTTACTACGGCAGGGAGATTCAGCGAGTTAAACGGTATCTGATGGAGAAAGATATAGTCACGATTCCCGATGGCGAGTCGCTGACTGTCGAGGAGACGCCGCTTTTTGAAAGAAACAGGCTCCCATACGCAGCATATGTTGTCCCTGCGCCGTTCGAGGAGATGCAGGAAGGGATGTTTCTCGTGACGCCGATAGACCCCGGTCTTCCTCCGGAGGTGCGGCAGGAGCAACTCTCAGGACATTCTAAAGCATCGGTGCTCCTTAAAGCTATTCACGAAGGGTATCCGGGGCATCATTTGCAGTTCCTCCATTCGAACCGGGTCGATTCGAGAGTTCGCAAGGTGTTTCGCTCAAACCTGTTCGCTGAGGGCTGGGCGCTCTATTGTGAGGAGATGATGTTCGAGCAGGGATTCTATGATTTGAAATCGCGCCTTTTTCAGTTGAAGGACCAACTTTGGCGGGCGTGCCGTGTCGTGATCGATGTCGAGCTGCACCGCGGTAACATGAGCTTCCAGGATGCTGTACGAATGCTCGTCGATGTTGCTGGGCTCGAGCAGGTAAGTGCTGTTGCAGAGGTGAAGAGATATACACAAAGCCCCACTCAGCCGATGAGTTATATGATAGGAAAGCTGGGAATCCTGGATTTGCGGGATAAATGTCGCTGCGCCGAAGGAAACGGCTTTGATTTGAAGAGTTTTCACGATACGATTCTATCCTACGGGACAATTCCTATAGGGCTAATCGAGGATCAGATATTAAACTAGTTCAAAGATAGTGGGAGGCAACATGTCATTAGCAGTCACAGACA
This genomic window from Candidatus Zixiibacteriota bacterium contains:
- a CDS encoding CoA activase, producing the protein MQYFLGLDIGSVALKAVVINRSGSVLHTYYKRVAGQPLALLRSVLDEILGMYDASDFAGVCSTGSGGRLAQDRIGGDFLNEVLSSLAANHRLLPNICTIIEMGGEDSKLISVQQDESSGKLLLDDLAMNSLCAAGTGSFLDQQASRLGLSIEGEFGELAVKSEHPPRIAGRCSVFAKSDMIHLQQTATPDYDIVAGLCYAVARNFKSAIATGKKFVKPISFQGGVAANVGMIKAFEDILDLKPGELIVPEMHKHMPALGAALYAATVENPALFDLRSGFSLITDMGKTGGAEPLTYIFPDSKCYDITSSASVLSADTTEGCLGIDIGSLSTNVVVIDKDNNVLARRYLMTAGRPLEAVRKGLKEVGDELAGRVRIAACGTTGSGRYLVGDFVGADIVRNEITAQATAAIAIDPKVDTIFEIGGQDSKFVSIDNGVVIDFEMNKACAAGTGSFLQEQAEKLDIRIETEFGERALNASCPVGCGERCTVFMESDLVAHQQSGADKDDLIAGLAYSIVNNYLTKVVQERRIGKHIFFQGGVAWNKAVVAAFENVTGQSVTVPPHHDVTGAIGAAMLAREEITTPESRFKGFDLTNKTYRLESFVCEDCSNMCEIRRVVMEGEEPLYYGSRCEKYDVDQSSREAEGPDLYKLREKYLYAAFKRPVVEGRRSVTIGLPRVLIFHELYPFWSGFFRSLGYKTILSAPTNQRILDDGLQHFSSETCFPIKVTFGHIMDLVKKEVDYIFLPSIISVHDEGSPHIQSYLCPYIQAIPYNVRANVDLSHTNVKLVSFAVSLRMDMSYLLENLRELMQMFGLTYTEYEAAVQAAFKSQTGFYGKCRDAGDEFLDSLDPDEKAVCVISRPYNGCDNKLSLEIPKKIRGLGVKVVPMDFLPLEKYLPNINNSNMYWRFGQKILAAADFIRQHPNLYAVYITNFGCGPDSFITHFFAKQMEGKPFLQVEIDEHSADAGIITRLEAFLDSLKAYRAKPIREKVVPPSNGNGYDRKVYIPYMSDHAVALAAAMEACGTEAEPLPQPTSESLNWGKKFTSGKECFPCQVTMGDMIRKIKEPGFDQDRAAFFMPSAGGPCRFGQYHLLQRSVLDKLGYNEVPIYSPDSENSYNDFPFLEKRFRRVAWAGVVATDLLFKLYRKYRPYVTNNPECDKLYKDYLNRLAGAIRRDENLQQVLFSALSDFKRLSHNGTERKPVIAVVGEIFLRLNSFSNNSLIERLEELGAEVWLAPMSEWIFYTNFTYKLQSRKDRDFKSFVGGYLKDKIQKNDEKRLADVLLPHVPIAHEASVEDVIKLAQPFIDVSLSGEAILSVGKAIDYFNRGASGVINTLPFNCMPGTIVTSISKKVQSHCGGLPWLNLAYEGLEDKNEEIRLEAFLLQVRQFDENRRSGVSSHQ
- a CDS encoding DUF885 domain-containing protein, whose amino-acid sequence is MKKSASKLSCFRCVSSMRIDAPEFLLTNKIVDFYLGQSIFSLTIYSQVVLMNSDFRAISDQILENWWKTNPTQATGNGMHEYDNELETLDPDSRIEVLGGYERFRSKLSEFDNLQDQLSSGELLDLAILKSTLDFEIGMEKEYRRVERDATVYPDICLWSTFLLLARESLPCEQRMESLAARLRQIPRLLNEGKANLLASSNIPAAWTRIGMEVTQSGMGFFSAVMPLHASRVPALTNDITDASRNAVAALESYSRFLRDEIMPASDGEYRLGEEMFNFLLKHGYLLPYDCDELVSIGEECIESTKAALHASANEIDRNTTWADLVTEIKRETPTAECLLGYYGREIQRVKRYLMEKDIVTIPDGESLTVEETPLFERNRLPYAAYVVPAPFEEMQEGMFLVTPIDPGLPPEVRQEQLSGHSKASVLLKAIHEGYPGHHLQFLHSNRVDSRVRKVFRSNLFAEGWALYCEEMMFEQGFYDLKSRLFQLKDQLWRACRVVIDVELHRGNMSFQDAVRMLVDVAGLEQVSAVAEVKRYTQSPTQPMSYMIGKLGILDLRDKCRCAEGNGFDLKSFHDTILSYGTIPIGLIEDQILN